From Patulibacter sp. SYSU D01012:
CAGGTCGGTCGAGCTGCCGAGGACGAGCGACGTCGCCCCGCGCTCGCGCGCCCAGGCGATCGCCGCCTGCAGCAGCCGCCGCCCGGTGCCGTGGCCGCGGTGCTCGGGGGCCACGGCCATCTTCGACACCTCCCAGGCGCCGGCGCCCACCGGGACGACCGCGACGCAGCCCACGGCGCGCCCGTCGTGGTGCGCCATGAGGACCTGCCCGCCCGGGGCGACGTACGCGCCGACCGGGTCGCCCAGCTGCCGGCGGTCCTCGTCCTCGAGCGCGAAGTGCCGAACGATCCACTCCTCGTTCAGCGTGCGGAAGGCCGCCGCGTCGCGGGGACCGTCGAGGGGTCGGATGGTCACCGCGGTGCAGCTCGTCGCCATGCCCGAAGTGTGCGCCGCGCGGATCAGGACGTCCAGTATCTCGTTCGTCTCCGCCAAGATGCAGCGGCTATGGATGTGGAGCTGCGGCACCTGCGCTACTTCGTCGCCGTCGCGGAGGAGCTGCACTTCGGGCGCGCGGCGGCGCGGCTGCACATGGCGCAGCCGCCGCTCTCCCAGGCCATCCGCCGGCTCGAGGACGCCGTCGGCGTGCCCCTGCTGGCGCGGACGTCGCGGTCCGTCCGCCTGACCCCCGCCGGCGCGGCGTTCCTGGACCGCGCGCGCCGCACCCTCCGGGCGGTCGAGGAGGACGTCGAGGAGGCCCGCAGCATCGGCCGCGGCGCCACGGGGCGGCTCAACGTCGGCTTCGTCGGCTCGGCGATGCTGACGACCCTTCCCGGGGTCCTGGGCCGCTACGTCGCCGCGTACCCGGGCGTGCGCCTGCGGCTCCACGAGTCGTTCACCTCGCGGGTCGTCGCCGGGATGCGCAGCGGCGAGGTCGACGCGGGGATCGTGCGCGACGCCGAGCCGGTCGACGGGCTCGAGCCCACGCCGGTGCTCACCGAGCCGTTCGTCGCCGTCCTGCCCCGCGACCACCCGGCGGCGGACGCGGACGCGCTCTCCGTCGGCGCCCTGGCGGACACCCCGTTCGTCCTGCCGCCCCGCGCG
This genomic window contains:
- a CDS encoding GNAT family N-acetyltransferase; this translates as MAETNEILDVLIRAAHTSGMATSCTAVTIRPLDGPRDAAAFRTLNEEWIVRHFALEDEDRRQLGDPVGAYVAPGGQVLMAHHDGRAVGCVAVVPVGAGAWEVSKMAVAPEHRGHGTGRRLLQAAIAWARERGATSLVLGSSTDLEPAVRLYESVGFAHVPPETLHMPYARATVWMRLALDA
- a CDS encoding LysR substrate-binding domain-containing protein, with the protein product MDVELRHLRYFVAVAEELHFGRAAARLHMAQPPLSQAIRRLEDAVGVPLLARTSRSVRLTPAGAAFLDRARRTLRAVEEDVEEARSIGRGATGRLNVGFVGSAMLTTLPGVLGRYVAAYPGVRLRLHESFTSRVVAGMRSGEVDAGIVRDAEPVDGLEPTPVLTEPFVAVLPRDHPAADADALSVGALADTPFVLPPRAAGARAFEKPLALCEEHGFRPRVAHEATHWLTILRLVGAGLGVSLAPACVRHVATPEVACVALEDASVLSELTLLRRAGEDRPMVHAFAAIATGGDAEGDVLARDAGGGRRIS